The Natranaeroarchaeum aerophilus DNA segment ATGTTTTAACAGGGTGTCATACAATGGTTCTCACCATATCTGCTGCCACTCAACCTTCAGGAAGCCGCCACGCCTGCTCGATGTTCACCAGCTGATTTGGGTCAGGAAGTTCCCGTGCTGGGCGCTCGACGATCTGCATAATCTCTTCGGCCCGGAAGACACGGTTTTGATCGTTGCCTGTGATTTCAGTCACAACACCATCCGATTCGAGCCGCGTAGCTGCGTTGTTCGCCGTCTGATACACCGTATTGATCCGCTCACTGGCTTCTCTGACTGTAAAATACGGATCTTCGAACAAAGAGAGACCAAGGCGACGAACGGATTGTGGAGCCTCCGCATAGCGGCTTTCGTAGTCGTGTCGTTTATCGATGAGTAGTCTTGCCCGGACAAATGCTTCCTCGGCCTGTTCACGGATTCCGCGAAGGAAAAACTGAAGCCATTCATCCCAGGCACCATCTTCGCTAACAGATAGCAAGAGGTCTGCGTATTCGGTACGGTGTCGCTCGATGAATGAACTCAGATAGAGCATCGGGTAGTGGAGTAACCGACAACCCAACAGCATGAGGACGACAAGGAGTCGGCCAACACGTCCGTTTCCGTCTTTGAATGGGTGGATCGTTTCGAACTGGTAGTGGGACACAGCGATGTCGACGAGGTCAGGCCACTTACTGTCTTGCTGAATGAACTGTTCTAAGTTCTCCATCAACCCAGACACTGAACCTGGTTTCGGTGGGATGAATCTGATTCGCTTTCCGGGTGCACTGGGGTTTTCTTCTTCGATGACTGCAAAACCCGGTCGATACTCACCGGGTAATGGGTTTTCTTCCTCCGATCTTCCGCTGTCCAGTAATTGCTCGTGTAGTGATTTCAGAAGCTCTGCCGTAATGTTCTCGCGGTCGATGCCGGCGGTCTGAAGATACGAAACTGCATCATCAAGCGCGCGGATGTAATTCCGGGCTTCCCGCACGTCGGCTTCGTGGTCGCGGTCTGGAGTATCCCGAACAGTCAACTGGTCGAGATCGTAGCGGTAGATATCCGACACCGTCACCGCTGTCCCTTCGACTTGTGAAGACTGTTCGGCTTCCTTGTAGACGAAGGAACTGAAGACTGCGCCGGGGTTGTCGATTTCGCTGCCGAGTCCTTCCAGTCGTCCCAGCGCCCACATGGCT contains these protein-coding regions:
- a CDS encoding Fic family protein, whose translation is MKDGYDLPGTAPGQYMPLRTDRSLPKAYFPDRLPPSFELSEAVIRENGRAMWALGRLEGLGSEIDNPGAVFSSFVYKEAEQSSQVEGTAVTVSDIYRYDLDQLTVRDTPDRDHEADVREARNYIRALDDAVSYLQTAGIDRENITAELLKSLHEQLLDSGRSEEENPLPGEYRPGFAVIEEENPSAPGKRIRFIPPKPGSVSGLMENLEQFIQQDSKWPDLVDIAVSHYQFETIHPFKDGNGRVGRLLVVLMLLGCRLLHYPMLYLSSFIERHRTEYADLLLSVSEDGAWDEWLQFFLRGIREQAEEAFVRARLLIDKRHDYESRYAEAPQSVRRLGLSLFEDPYFTVREASERINTVYQTANNAATRLESDGVVTEITGNDQNRVFRAEEIMQIVERPARELPDPNQLVNIEQAWRLPEG